The following proteins come from a genomic window of Thiothrix winogradskyi:
- a CDS encoding glycoside hydrolase family 9 protein, translating to MNIIRKLWLSILLLLLPIATLADDSPYYGIGDQLIYDGEPGSVPVLVENASDGSNRCLFYLQTAPGEGLNGSQALRLTPTKWHGPAYRLYCGGGSRRDFSAHDVLEFYFRCPSGYVEPPAFHLSTWNRRSNTVNLLNHIDGGVIDNTWRKVQIPLATLATPEWTLGNVETLAWAMDEQNRTCYVDNIALRDTTPPTLITVGKQAPITESSTVLRLTFSEAYDAASIRALSNYSLHSVDDSDYSTATSPVDTGMHYRIQRFDNSGIPQNRYDLFLHFAKPLKNGRQYTLNLQGVKDRSGNAITPIPYRFTYADQQQLNQNIKVNQVGYLPERPKVGYVGGYFGDLGGGVWAVGDNGKILFHDQQSGWQEQTTPVTTPLRAIAATREDSAWAVGDGGVILHWDGKQWQQVVSPVSTDLLAIAFDPLNQGWIVGANGSILRYKGSVWETVTSPTASTLRGVWAETTKSAWAVGDNGTIIRWDGVKWAAETSGTTVNLHAIGGSKADDLWAVGANGTILFHQYNRWKVWTDKPAGTADLHALTWNHSGSIWVAGDNGTLWYKTGFGSNPFTAVNAATSNDLRALARQNSRQSWGSTSNGALITKTGNDWQAGDNLNATIHGMFALPYGALRLPTPLPTVSIQNAQNAQTVLEIPLTLRHANWHLSGEDVYQFDFSALTTAGEYRAYVPGLGISDTFKIGKDVLNHAAYTTARGLFYQRSGTALTEPYAEARFTRPLSHEYQENGRKIDGVYNATLTNSPLYNNEPIGGFKDVHGGWHDAGDYGKYMPTAATALWYLLTTYDIQPEHFRDNAWNIPESRNGVPDLLDEARWELDWIVRLQSSDGGVYHKVTSECWFGDMPHKETAPRHIYAKTTHDTALAAALFASAARVWQPYDSALAATYLQRARLAWSFLQAHPNNTPQGGFKNVANNCSGEYNDADDSDNRLWAAAELYRTTGESAFRQHFENWWANNSHTWGWHEWQHFYKRAYWAYLRTPAANTNAAIQQEIRNKIILDANNNRAQTLASPYQNGARLDVPDWLGWGTFTQSTMYAFPLLQAWALTGDEKYRDTAALNLDAQLGANPLAFSFITGIGKRYPQNPLHTVSIYDGVDEPVPGIPVFGIFAHMSNGKTPQRKAQEDANNYPTMYNTDDPYPILRRYTDESDLVEMSEFTIQEMAIAVGVFGLMAEPLGSNALVDTDGDGIPDSQDTDDDNDGMPDSWETQYGLNPLDAADAAADKDGDGYSNQQEFMASSNPNDPASKPAPLRLGSNLGGISDWSTQRPFTNLFKQSRPWLTQCDNSRDSDCNGRWETNENAKLDLDADGWVKSLPAPAEPGYSIAGTVLDVPKNFPSGRYLLLYEGDGTLQYKLGAQKLNAESTAGRDVLDIDINRGLIHIQITSTDPNKSGNYLRNLRLIREADESTYQSNTFNPEFLARIQPFQALRFMDWQNTNGNEQEQWADRRPASAATYATYGKVIGAPVEVMVQLANATRKPAWFNMPHKANDDYLRQFAALVRDTLDPTLPIYLEYSNEVWNTQFSQHAWVREQANTLWSGGTNSDFTKVINWYGKRSAEMCDIWKDTFGAQSSRVTCVLGAQAANAWTASTALDCPLWEHKPCSAHGIDAITIAPYFGHYIGSLTNQAQVTAWTREADGGLNKLFAELKSGGVLSNGSAGGALAEAMRWIDNYHTLTNNRGLQLLAYEGGQHLVGVGEVVNDSAITNLLIKANRDPRMGALYLDYLKGWEARGGGLMMNFSDIGIPSKWGSWGVLEHVLQTSSPKYDALLDYLNGTDYEAVVTLGASVTQMSEKGGSITLTAYLDKALPTPIVLNLQFAGTATSGGDYQAASPTLTIPAGATSASIRLDSIDDNLIEASETLAVTIGTINGNARAVAATLQFTLTQEDSDSDGMPDDWERHYGLNPEDASDATADKDGDGISNKDEYLANTNPSTRDGAAPVMGTNLSGLADWSSQMPFLDLFKMSRTWITQCAYWVTTPDPGCTGQWDTGEQAQLDLDANGWVKSLPKPEDTPIFTRASTYWAMYPEFKGGRYVVLYEGEGTLSYSFSAHKLAAESTAGRYVINIVPDTNNGTAILMTLTATDPNRTGNYLRNIRIIPEAYETTYAQHVFNPDFLERTRPFQVLRFMDWMSTNASTQERWSDRPLPTDARYAHYGKQTGIPLEIMLQLANTLDKTPWFTLPHQADDDYMRQFATQVRDDLPPHQKVYVEYSNEVWNTIFAQSTYALQQGRALWPDAVADDHTVRMNWYGKRTAEMCHIWKEVFGNDANRVVCVLGGQAAWTYPAEQALDCPLWQQGPCRDYGIDALAIAPYFGGYLGDRTVKSQVEGWLAEADGGLGKLFTELQHGGILSNSPAGGALQQASGWISNNQQFAQQHGLQLVSYEGGQHIADIWGTLSTGVINLFSTANRDPRMGEVYTQYLNTWKQLGGGLFMHFTDIGTPGRYGAWGALEHVEQTSSAKYNALLSYLNDNGGNNNTDRDGDGVPNDQDTFPDDPNEWLDSDRDGIGNNADSDDDNDGMPDSWEILYGLNPLDASDSSVDKDGDGISNLAEYQQGSDPTVADGNAFIDQTGVNPVTLITSNTIRVSGLSASTSLSVTNGEYRLNGGNYTKAKGTVKNGDTLQVRHTSSSKSATLVTTTLKLGTKTLTFKTTTLVIDSTPDVLNFTALTDVALATAVESATVTLTGINVPVAISVTGGEYRINGGAYTKAKGSAKAGDTLQLRHTTSSKSKATVKTTLTVGTAKPVFSTTTIVIDTTPDVFSFSAKTAVALNTVVESDSATIGGINVPTAVSISGGEYSINGGAYTKAKGMLKAGDILQVRHLSSKAVKKTVTMTVTVGTVKVAFKSTT from the coding sequence ATGAACATTATACGTAAGCTGTGGTTATCAATACTGCTGTTACTGCTACCCATCGCCACACTGGCGGATGACTCGCCTTACTATGGCATTGGCGACCAACTGATCTATGACGGCGAACCCGGCTCTGTTCCTGTTCTGGTCGAAAATGCCAGCGATGGCTCCAACCGCTGCCTGTTCTACCTGCAAACAGCACCCGGCGAAGGGCTAAACGGCAGTCAAGCATTACGCCTAACCCCGACTAAATGGCACGGTCCAGCCTACCGGCTCTACTGCGGCGGTGGTTCGCGGCGTGATTTTTCCGCCCATGATGTGCTGGAATTCTATTTCCGCTGTCCGAGTGGTTACGTTGAACCCCCAGCTTTTCATCTCAGTACTTGGAATCGCCGCAGCAATACCGTCAATCTCCTCAACCACATCGACGGGGGCGTCATCGACAACACTTGGCGCAAAGTACAAATCCCACTGGCTACCCTTGCCACACCCGAATGGACTTTAGGCAATGTGGAAACCTTGGCTTGGGCAATGGATGAGCAGAACCGTACCTGCTATGTGGATAATATCGCCTTGCGTGATACTACCCCGCCGACGCTCATCACCGTTGGCAAACAAGCGCCAATAACAGAAAGCAGTACTGTCCTGCGCCTGACGTTCAGCGAAGCCTATGATGCAGCCAGTATCCGCGCTTTGAGCAATTACAGCCTGCACAGCGTGGACGACAGCGATTACAGTACAGCAACCTCACCCGTCGATACTGGAATGCACTACCGTATCCAGCGCTTCGACAATAGCGGTATACCGCAAAACCGTTACGACCTGTTTTTGCACTTTGCCAAACCGCTTAAGAACGGGCGGCAATACACCCTGAATTTGCAAGGGGTCAAAGACCGTTCTGGTAATGCCATTACACCCATACCATACCGTTTCACCTACGCTGACCAGCAACAACTTAACCAGAATATCAAGGTCAATCAGGTCGGTTATCTGCCGGAACGCCCTAAGGTTGGTTATGTGGGTGGGTATTTCGGCGATTTGGGCGGTGGTGTTTGGGCAGTCGGCGACAATGGCAAAATCCTATTCCATGACCAGCAATCTGGCTGGCAAGAACAAACCACACCCGTGACGACCCCACTGCGTGCGATTGCCGCCACCCGCGAAGATTCCGCATGGGCAGTGGGCGATGGCGGAGTTATCCTGCACTGGGATGGGAAACAGTGGCAACAAGTCGTCTCTCCCGTTAGCACTGATTTGCTGGCAATAGCCTTCGACCCACTGAATCAGGGATGGATCGTCGGTGCAAACGGCAGCATCTTGCGTTACAAGGGCAGTGTATGGGAAACCGTTACCAGCCCCACCGCATCAACCTTACGCGGTGTATGGGCAGAGACCACCAAAAGTGCATGGGCAGTCGGTGATAATGGCACCATTATCCGCTGGGATGGTGTCAAGTGGGCGGCAGAAACCAGTGGTACAACGGTCAATTTGCACGCCATTGGGGGTTCCAAGGCAGATGATTTGTGGGCAGTCGGTGCAAACGGTACGATTCTGTTCCATCAATACAATCGCTGGAAGGTGTGGACGGACAAGCCAGCGGGGACTGCCGATTTACATGCGCTGACCTGGAATCACAGTGGCAGTATCTGGGTGGCTGGCGATAATGGAACCCTGTGGTACAAAACCGGGTTTGGCAGTAACCCGTTCACGGCTGTCAATGCAGCTACCAGTAATGATTTGCGTGCTTTGGCGCGGCAGAATTCCCGCCAGTCTTGGGGCAGCACCAGCAATGGGGCGTTGATTACAAAAACAGGCAATGACTGGCAAGCAGGTGACAACCTGAATGCCACTATCCACGGCATGTTCGCCCTGCCTTATGGGGCGTTACGCCTGCCAACGCCATTGCCGACTGTCTCTATCCAGAATGCACAGAACGCTCAAACCGTGCTGGAGATACCCCTGACGTTACGCCATGCCAATTGGCATTTGTCTGGCGAAGATGTTTACCAGTTTGATTTCAGTGCCCTCACCACAGCCGGGGAATACCGTGCTTACGTTCCGGGGCTTGGCATCTCGGATACTTTCAAAATTGGCAAGGATGTACTGAATCACGCTGCCTACACGACCGCTCGTGGCTTGTTTTACCAGCGCAGCGGCACAGCATTGACCGAACCCTACGCCGAAGCCCGTTTTACCCGCCCGCTCAGTCATGAATACCAGGAAAACGGGCGCAAAATTGACGGCGTTTACAATGCTACGCTCACTAACTCACCTCTGTACAACAATGAACCGATTGGCGGTTTCAAGGATGTGCATGGTGGCTGGCACGATGCCGGGGATTACGGCAAATACATGCCAACCGCCGCCACCGCGCTGTGGTATCTGCTGACAACCTACGATATTCAGCCGGAGCATTTCCGTGACAACGCATGGAACATTCCTGAAAGCCGCAACGGTGTACCGGATTTGCTGGATGAAGCCCGCTGGGAACTGGACTGGATTGTGCGCCTTCAGTCAAGTGATGGCGGCGTTTACCACAAGGTCACGTCAGAATGCTGGTTCGGCGACATGCCGCACAAGGAAACTGCGCCGCGCCATATTTACGCCAAAACTACCCATGACACTGCCTTGGCGGCAGCGCTGTTCGCCAGTGCTGCACGGGTGTGGCAACCCTATGACAGTGCCTTGGCTGCCACTTATTTGCAACGCGCTCGTTTGGCTTGGAGTTTCCTGCAAGCCCACCCTAACAACACGCCGCAAGGTGGCTTTAAAAACGTAGCCAATAATTGTTCGGGTGAATACAACGATGCGGATGACTCCGACAACCGCTTATGGGCGGCTGCTGAACTGTACCGTACTACCGGCGAAAGCGCTTTCCGCCAACATTTTGAAAACTGGTGGGCAAACAATAGTCACACTTGGGGCTGGCATGAATGGCAGCATTTCTACAAACGGGCGTACTGGGCTTATCTGCGCACTCCGGCAGCTAATACCAATGCGGCTATTCAGCAGGAAATCCGCAATAAAATCATTCTGGATGCCAACAATAATCGCGCCCAAACCCTCGCCAGCCCTTATCAGAACGGGGCAAGGCTGGATGTACCGGATTGGCTGGGATGGGGAACGTTTACCCAAAGCACGATGTACGCCTTTCCGTTGTTGCAGGCATGGGCGCTGACCGGTGATGAGAAATACCGCGATACCGCTGCCCTGAATCTGGATGCACAATTGGGCGCGAATCCACTGGCATTTAGCTTTATTACCGGCATCGGCAAGCGTTACCCGCAAAACCCGCTGCACACGGTTTCCATCTACGATGGGGTTGACGAACCTGTTCCCGGCATTCCGGTGTTTGGCATTTTTGCGCACATGAGCAATGGCAAGACCCCGCAGCGCAAAGCACAGGAAGACGCGAATAATTACCCCACGATGTACAATACGGATGATCCTTACCCGATTTTACGGCGCTATACCGATGAATCCGATCTGGTAGAAATGTCTGAATTCACCATCCAAGAGATGGCGATTGCGGTGGGGGTCTTCGGGCTGATGGCAGAACCGCTGGGAAGTAACGCATTGGTGGATACCGATGGTGATGGCATCCCTGACAGTCAGGACACCGATGATGACAACGACGGGATGCCGGATAGCTGGGAAACGCAGTACGGACTGAATCCACTGGATGCTGCTGATGCAGCCGCTGACAAGGATGGGGACGGCTACAGCAACCAGCAGGAATTCATGGCAAGCTCCAATCCGAATGACCCAGCATCAAAACCTGCGCCACTCAGACTGGGTTCCAACCTCGGCGGCATTTCCGATTGGTCAACCCAACGCCCGTTCACCAACTTGTTCAAGCAGTCACGCCCTTGGCTGACCCAATGCGACAACAGCCGCGATTCTGATTGCAACGGACGTTGGGAAACCAATGAAAACGCCAAACTGGATCTGGATGCCGATGGCTGGGTGAAATCCCTGCCCGCTCCCGCAGAACCCGGTTACTCCATCGCCGGGACGGTGCTGGATGTGCCCAAAAATTTCCCGTCAGGGCGCTACTTGTTGCTGTATGAGGGTGACGGCACGTTGCAATATAAACTGGGCGCACAAAAGCTGAATGCCGAATCCACCGCCGGGCGTGATGTGCTGGACATCGACATCAACCGTGGTCTGATCCATATTCAGATCACCTCCACCGACCCCAACAAGAGTGGCAATTACCTGCGTAACCTGCGGCTGATCCGTGAAGCGGATGAAAGTACATACCAAAGCAACACGTTCAACCCTGAATTCTTGGCTCGTATTCAACCGTTTCAGGCATTGCGCTTTATGGACTGGCAGAACACCAATGGCAATGAACAGGAACAGTGGGCAGACCGGCGACCAGCCAGTGCTGCCACCTATGCCACTTACGGTAAAGTCATTGGCGCACCTGTCGAAGTGATGGTGCAACTGGCGAACGCAACCCGCAAACCAGCGTGGTTCAATATGCCGCATAAGGCGAATGACGATTACCTGCGTCAGTTTGCCGCTTTGGTACGCGATACGCTCGACCCCACATTGCCCATTTACTTGGAATATTCCAATGAAGTTTGGAACACCCAGTTCAGCCAACATGCGTGGGTACGCGAACAAGCCAATACCCTCTGGTCGGGTGGCACGAATAGCGATTTCACCAAAGTCATCAACTGGTATGGTAAACGCAGCGCTGAAATGTGTGACATCTGGAAAGACACCTTTGGCGCACAATCCAGCCGGGTAACGTGTGTGTTAGGCGCACAAGCCGCCAATGCTTGGACTGCCTCTACCGCGCTGGATTGTCCACTGTGGGAACACAAACCGTGCAGCGCCCACGGCATTGATGCCATTACCATTGCCCCTTACTTTGGTCATTACATCGGCAGCTTGACCAATCAGGCTCAAGTCACCGCCTGGACACGTGAAGCCGATGGCGGGCTGAACAAGTTATTCGCAGAACTGAAAAGCGGCGGTGTTCTCAGTAATGGCTCTGCTGGCGGGGCGCTGGCAGAAGCCATGCGCTGGATAGACAATTATCACACACTGACCAACAACCGTGGTTTGCAACTGTTGGCGTATGAAGGCGGGCAACATCTGGTCGGTGTCGGTGAAGTGGTCAATGACAGTGCCATTACCAATTTGTTGATCAAGGCGAACCGTGACCCACGTATGGGAGCGCTGTACCTCGATTACCTGAAAGGGTGGGAAGCACGGGGTGGCGGTCTGATGATGAATTTCAGCGACATCGGCATTCCCAGCAAATGGGGCAGTTGGGGGGTGTTGGAACACGTCCTGCAAACCAGTTCCCCTAAATACGATGCATTGCTGGATTACCTCAATGGAACGGATTACGAGGCAGTGGTGACGCTGGGAGCATCCGTAACGCAGATGTCGGAAAAAGGCGGCAGTATCACGCTCACTGCCTATCTGGATAAGGCGTTACCCACGCCAATCGTCCTCAACCTACAGTTTGCCGGTACGGCAACGAGCGGTGGGGATTACCAAGCCGCCTCACCAACCCTCACCATACCGGCTGGGGCAACTAGCGCAAGCATACGTCTGGATAGTATCGACGATAATTTGATCGAAGCCAGCGAAACCCTTGCGGTCACGATCGGTACTATCAATGGTAATGCCCGTGCGGTTGCCGCCACTCTGCAATTCACACTGACGCAGGAGGACAGCGACAGCGATGGAATGCCGGATGACTGGGAACGCCATTACGGTCTCAACCCAGAGGATGCCAGCGATGCCACTGCTGATAAGGATGGCGACGGTATCAGCAACAAAGACGAGTATCTCGCAAACACCAACCCCAGCACACGGGATGGTGCAGCGCCAGTGATGGGAACCAACCTCAGCGGTCTGGCAGACTGGAGTTCCCAGATGCCATTCCTTGATCTGTTCAAGATGTCGCGTACTTGGATAACCCAGTGCGCCTATTGGGTAACCACCCCTGACCCCGGCTGTACCGGGCAATGGGACACGGGTGAACAGGCACAGCTTGACCTTGATGCCAATGGCTGGGTGAAATCCCTGCCCAAACCCGAAGATACGCCCATTTTCACCCGCGCTTCTACTTACTGGGCCATGTACCCAGAATTCAAGGGCGGGCGTTATGTGGTGCTGTACGAGGGTGAAGGCACACTGAGTTACAGCTTTTCTGCTCACAAGTTGGCGGCAGAATCCACAGCGGGGCGTTATGTCATTAATATCGTGCCGGATACCAATAATGGCACAGCAATCCTCATGACCTTGACCGCCACCGACCCCAACCGTACCGGCAATTACTTGCGCAATATCCGTATTATCCCGGAAGCGTATGAAACGACTTATGCGCAGCACGTTTTCAATCCCGATTTCCTTGAACGTACTCGCCCCTTTCAAGTATTGCGCTTCATGGATTGGATGTCGACCAATGCCAGCACTCAGGAACGCTGGAGTGACCGCCCATTACCGACGGATGCGCGTTACGCTCACTACGGCAAACAAACCGGTATTCCACTGGAAATCATGCTGCAATTGGCAAATACACTCGATAAAACACCCTGGTTTACTCTGCCACACCAAGCTGACGATGATTATATGCGCCAATTTGCCACACAGGTACGCGACGACTTGCCGCCGCACCAGAAGGTGTATGTGGAATATTCCAACGAAGTCTGGAATACCATTTTCGCGCAAAGCACTTACGCCCTCCAGCAAGGTCGTGCCTTATGGCCTGACGCGGTGGCGGATGACCACACCGTGCGCATGAATTGGTACGGCAAACGCACCGCCGAAATGTGCCACATCTGGAAAGAGGTGTTTGGTAACGATGCCAATCGGGTGGTGTGCGTATTGGGTGGTCAAGCGGCGTGGACATATCCGGCAGAACAAGCACTCGACTGCCCCTTGTGGCAGCAGGGTCCGTGCCGTGACTACGGTATTGATGCACTGGCGATAGCCCCTTATTTTGGCGGCTATCTGGGTGACCGCACGGTGAAATCTCAAGTAGAAGGTTGGCTGGCGGAAGCTGATGGTGGTTTGGGCAAGCTGTTTACGGAATTGCAGCACGGCGGCATTCTCAGCAATAGTCCTGCGGGCGGAGCGCTTCAGCAAGCTTCAGGCTGGATCAGTAATAACCAACAATTCGCGCAGCAACACGGTCTGCAATTGGTGTCTTACGAAGGCGGGCAACACATTGCCGACATCTGGGGAACTCTCAGTACCGGCGTGATCAACCTGTTCAGCACCGCCAACCGCGACCCGCGTATGGGAGAGGTATATACCCAGTACCTGAATACTTGGAAACAACTGGGTGGCGGTTTATTCATGCACTTTACGGATATTGGCACGCCGGGGCGTTACGGGGCGTGGGGCGCGTTGGAGCATGTGGAGCAAACGTCTTCTGCCAAATACAATGCCTTGCTTAGCTACCTGAATGACAATGGTGGCAACAACAATACTGACCGTGATGGCGATGGCGTGCCCAACGATCAGGACACCTTCCCGGATGATCCCAATGAATGGCTGGATAGTGACAGGGATGGCATTGGCAATAATGCCGATAGCGATGATGATAATGATGGAATGCCTGATAGTTGGGAAATTCTGTATGGTTTGAATCCGCTGGATGCGAGCGATAGCAGTGTAGACAAGGACGGTGACGGGATTAGCAATCTGGCAGAATACCAGCAAGGTTCTGACCCAACGGTAGCTGACGGCAATGCATTCATCGACCAAACGGGGGTAAACCCTGTCACCTTGATAACATCTAATACCATCCGCGTGAGTGGTCTTTCAGCCTCGACCAGTCTGAGTGTGACTAATGGTGAATATCGTCTCAACGGTGGCAATTACACCAAAGCTAAAGGTACGGTTAAAAACGGCGACACGCTTCAGGTACGTCA
- the hrcA gene encoding heat-inducible transcriptional repressor HrcA produces MTSTSHPELNERARHILKVLVESYIQDGQPVGSRNLARSSGLDLSAATIRNVMADLEDMGYIRAPHTSAGRIPTSQGYRLFVDALVNIRPLEQQAIHILQGQLKAERDPGALIQSASNLLSGITQLTGVVSLPRRNPSSIRQIEFLSLSSRQVLAILVMNRNEVQNRIIQLDTDVSSSELQQAANFLNERLIGKDLQQARAALLEEMRQHREDMNVMMLSAIELGEKAVADLGEKPDEDCVIAGETNLMGYDDLSDITKLRELFAAFTRKRDILGLLDKCLQADGVKIFIGRESGQAVFDECSLVTAPYEVDGEQLGVLGVIGPKRMPYERVIPVVDITAKLLSLALKSRH; encoded by the coding sequence ATGACAAGCACATCGCACCCAGAACTCAACGAACGCGCCCGCCACATCCTCAAAGTGTTGGTGGAAAGCTATATCCAAGACGGACAGCCGGTCGGCTCGCGTAACCTTGCCCGCAGCAGTGGCTTGGATTTGAGCGCCGCGACCATCCGCAATGTGATGGCAGATTTGGAAGACATGGGCTACATCCGTGCGCCGCACACCTCGGCAGGGCGAATTCCCACCTCACAAGGCTACCGCCTGTTTGTGGATGCGTTGGTGAACATCAGACCACTGGAACAACAAGCCATCCATATCCTGCAAGGCCAATTGAAAGCCGAACGTGATCCTGGGGCGTTAATCCAATCCGCCTCCAATTTGTTGTCGGGGATTACCCAATTAACCGGCGTGGTGAGTTTGCCGCGCCGCAACCCGTCTTCGATTCGCCAGATTGAATTTTTGAGCTTATCCAGCCGTCAAGTACTCGCCATTTTGGTGATGAACCGCAATGAAGTGCAAAATCGTATTATCCAACTCGATACCGATGTCAGTTCCTCAGAATTGCAACAAGCTGCTAATTTCCTCAATGAACGTTTGATCGGCAAGGATTTGCAGCAAGCCCGCGCTGCCTTGCTGGAAGAAATGCGCCAGCACCGTGAAGACATGAACGTGATGATGCTTTCCGCGATTGAATTGGGCGAAAAAGCGGTTGCCGATCTGGGTGAGAAGCCGGATGAAGATTGCGTGATTGCGGGCGAAACCAACTTGATGGGTTACGACGATTTGTCGGATATTACCAAACTACGCGAATTGTTTGCCGCCTTCACCCGCAAGCGCGATATTTTGGGCTTGCTGGACAAATGCTTGCAGGCCGATGGCGTGAAAATCTTCATCGGGCGCGAATCCGGTCAAGCGGTATTCGACGAATGCAGTCTCGTCACCGCCCCGTATGAAGTCGATGGCGAACAGTTAGGCGTGTTGGGCGTGATTGGCCCGAAGCGAATGCCGTATGAGCGGGTGATCCCGGTTGTTGATATTACGGCGAAATTATTGAGTTTGGCATTGAAATCTCGGCACTGA
- a CDS encoding NAD(+) kinase: MNPFSHIGLFTKPNDTRVDKTLFQLHEFLLERGYHVHCDRDAGIILGLPTLPSDMLARSIDLAIVVGGDGTLLATGRLLADHEVPLIGINLGRLGFLVDISPDEMLTQLEQMLAGQYKEEARFVLHADVIREDEIIGSGEALNDVVLHVRNEVRMIEFTTRIDGYFVNTQRADGIIITTPTGSTAYALSSGGPILHPALQALALVPICPHTLSDRPLVISNQSVIDIQLCEDRDIPARVSFDGHNNIELESGDALRIHTRPEKVRLLHPQGYDYYHILREKLHWGVQP; this comes from the coding sequence ATGAACCCGTTTTCTCACATCGGTCTGTTTACCAAACCCAACGATACCCGCGTTGACAAGACACTGTTCCAGTTGCACGAATTCCTTCTGGAACGCGGTTATCACGTCCATTGCGACCGCGATGCAGGCATTATTTTAGGTTTGCCCACCCTGCCATCCGACATGCTGGCTCGCAGTATTGATCTTGCGATTGTCGTGGGTGGTGATGGTACTTTACTCGCCACCGGACGCTTACTCGCCGATCATGAAGTTCCCCTGATTGGTATCAACTTGGGGCGATTGGGTTTTCTGGTCGATATTTCCCCTGACGAAATGCTCACCCAATTGGAGCAAATGTTAGCGGGGCAATACAAAGAAGAAGCCCGTTTCGTGCTCCACGCCGACGTTATTCGTGAAGATGAAATCATCGGCAGCGGCGAAGCACTCAACGACGTGGTGCTGCATGTGCGCAATGAGGTACGCATGATCGAATTCACCACCCGCATTGACGGCTATTTTGTCAATACCCAACGCGCCGACGGCATTATCATTACCACGCCCACCGGTTCAACCGCCTACGCACTTTCCAGTGGCGGTCCGATTCTGCACCCTGCCCTGCAAGCCTTGGCACTGGTGCCGATTTGCCCGCATACCCTGAGCGATCGCCCGTTGGTGATCAGCAATCAAAGCGTCATCGACATTCAATTGTGCGAAGACCGCGATATTCCCGCCCGCGTCTCTTTCGATGGGCATAACAATATTGAACTGGAATCCGGCGATGCCTTGCGCATTCATACCCGCCCGGAAAAAGTGCGGTTATTACACCCACAAGGCTATGATTACTACCATATTTTGCGTGAAAAACTGCATTGGGGAGTGCAACCGTAA